One Actinomadura viridis genomic region harbors:
- a CDS encoding MFS transporter, whose amino-acid sequence MIARDRRARLSVNAVFAVQGLCFASLVTRVPQVQDAHRLGDGALALVLLAVPLIAGVGSVLSGALFARFGSGPVLRVAQPGVCVAVTLIGLTGGGLVALYAAVALFGLFVGAVDAGMNAQAVAVERRYGVSLLTGFYAVWSVAGILGGLWVALANRLDLALGPGFLAPAVLGAAVSLAAGRGLYRKDEEAAGPSAEELRAAARRVPWRPVLIVGTAMGVFYLADAVISNYSAKYLQDTLDGGDFAAPLGYVAYQVAMVAARAAADLGVRRWGGVQVVRLGGILGLAGMAGVVAAPSAATAIAAFALAGLGLSVVAPVAFSAAGRVDPTGLGVAVARLNVFNYVGFVLGAAIAGALAPAGMRPVFALPAALVVLIIVLAGGFAPRPAAAARPGAGTDRPSGAGAGAGAR is encoded by the coding sequence ATGATCGCACGGGACCGCCGGGCACGGCTTTCGGTCAACGCCGTGTTCGCCGTCCAGGGACTGTGCTTCGCCTCGCTGGTGACGCGGGTGCCGCAGGTCCAGGACGCCCACCGGCTCGGAGACGGGGCGCTCGCGCTGGTGCTGCTGGCCGTCCCGCTGATCGCCGGGGTGGGCAGCGTGCTGTCGGGGGCGCTGTTCGCCCGCTTCGGCAGCGGCCCGGTGCTGCGGGTCGCGCAGCCGGGCGTCTGCGTCGCGGTGACGCTGATCGGCCTGACCGGAGGCGGCCTGGTCGCGCTGTACGCGGCGGTGGCGCTGTTCGGGCTGTTCGTCGGGGCCGTGGACGCGGGCATGAACGCGCAGGCGGTGGCGGTCGAACGGCGGTACGGCGTGAGCCTGCTGACCGGGTTCTACGCGGTGTGGAGCGTCGCCGGGATCCTCGGCGGCCTCTGGGTGGCCCTGGCCAACCGGCTGGACCTGGCCCTGGGGCCCGGCTTCCTGGCCCCGGCCGTCCTCGGCGCGGCCGTGTCGCTGGCCGCCGGGCGCGGGCTGTACCGCAAGGACGAGGAGGCGGCCGGGCCCAGCGCCGAGGAGCTCAGGGCGGCGGCCCGGCGGGTGCCCTGGCGCCCCGTCCTGATCGTGGGCACGGCCATGGGCGTCTTCTACCTGGCCGACGCCGTCATCTCCAACTACAGCGCCAAGTACCTCCAGGACACCCTGGACGGCGGCGACTTCGCGGCTCCGCTGGGCTACGTCGCGTACCAGGTCGCCATGGTGGCCGCCCGCGCGGCGGCCGACCTCGGCGTCCGGAGGTGGGGCGGCGTCCAGGTCGTCCGGCTGGGCGGGATCCTGGGGCTGGCGGGGATGGCCGGCGTGGTGGCCGCGCCCTCCGCCGCCACCGCGATCGCCGCGTTCGCCCTGGCCGGGCTGGGCCTCAGCGTCGTCGCGCCGGTCGCGTTCTCCGCCGCCGGTCGGGTCGACCCGACCGGCCTCGGGGTCGCGGTGGCGCGGCTGAACGTCTTCAACTACGTGGGCTTCGTGCTGGGCGCGGCGATCGCCGGGGCCCTGGCGCCCGCCGGGATGCGGCCGGTCTTCGCCCTCCCTGCCGCCCTGGTCGTCCTGATCATCGTGCTCGCCGGCGGGTTCGCGCCGCGGCCGGCCGCCGCGGCGCGTCCCGGTGCCGGGACCGACCGGCCGTCCGGGGCCGGGGCCGGGGCCGGGGCCCGCTAG
- the trpS gene encoding tryptophan--tRNA ligase: protein MPVPPVTILTGDRPTGPLHLGHYFGTLANRVRLQSEGADLFVLVADYQVLTDRDVADRLTEHVEGLVADYLAVGIDPGAATIFQHSAVPALNQLMLPFLSLVSVAELRRNPTVKEEIEASGQATVSGLMFTYPVHQAADILFCKADLVPVGKDQLPHQEITRLIARRFNERYGPVFPVPDALLSDTPNLLGTDGRKMSKSRGNAIALSATPDETARLIKGARTDAERHITYEPDTRPEVSNLVRLAALCQGRDPRLVAEEVGGGGAAGLKKVVIESVNEFLRPIRARRAALDRGELRRVLRRGNERANEVADRTLAEVRAVMT, encoded by the coding sequence ATGCCCGTTCCGCCCGTCACGATCCTGACCGGCGACCGCCCGACCGGCCCGCTGCATCTGGGCCACTACTTCGGCACCCTGGCCAACCGGGTCCGCCTGCAGAGCGAGGGCGCCGACCTGTTCGTGCTGGTCGCCGACTACCAGGTGCTCACCGACCGGGACGTGGCCGACCGCCTCACCGAGCATGTCGAGGGACTGGTCGCCGACTACCTGGCCGTGGGGATCGACCCCGGCGCGGCCACCATCTTCCAGCACTCCGCGGTGCCCGCCCTCAACCAGCTCATGCTGCCGTTCCTCTCCCTGGTGTCGGTCGCCGAGCTGCGCCGCAACCCCACCGTCAAGGAGGAGATCGAGGCGTCCGGGCAGGCCACGGTGAGCGGGCTGATGTTCACCTACCCCGTCCACCAGGCGGCCGACATCCTGTTCTGCAAGGCCGACCTCGTTCCCGTCGGCAAGGACCAGCTGCCGCACCAGGAGATCACGCGGCTGATCGCGCGCCGGTTCAACGAACGTTACGGACCGGTGTTCCCCGTCCCGGACGCGCTGCTGTCCGACACCCCGAACCTGCTCGGCACCGACGGCCGGAAGATGAGCAAGAGCAGGGGCAACGCCATCGCGCTCTCCGCCACCCCGGACGAGACCGCGCGGCTGATCAAGGGGGCCAGGACGGACGCCGAGCGGCACATCACCTACGAGCCGGACACCCGGCCCGAGGTGTCCAACCTGGTACGGCTCGCCGCGCTCTGCCAGGGCCGCGACCCGCGCCTGGTGGCCGAGGAGGTCGGCGGGGGCGGGGCCGCCGGGCTCAAGAAGGTCGTCATCGAGTCGGTCAACGAGTTCCTGCGCCCCATCCGGGCCCGCCGCGCCGCGCTCGACCGCGGCGAGCTGCGGCGGGTGCTGCGGCGGGGCAACGAACGCGCCAACGAGGTGGCCGACCGCACCCTCGCCGAGGTCCGGGCCGTCATGACCTGA
- a CDS encoding MarR family winged helix-turn-helix transcriptional regulator: protein MATIAPGRTEPDISFLLDHTSRVLRTRMTAALAEIGLTPRMHCVLEHALEEERTQIQLAEIGDMDKTTMVVTVDALEQAGYAERRPSSRDRRARIIAVTDRGAEIARRSQEIVDRVHAEVLEALPEDERAVFTRALNRLAAGLLAEPVECPQPVRRPRQRSR from the coding sequence ATGGCCACCATCGCCCCCGGCCGCACCGAGCCGGATATCTCGTTCCTGCTGGACCACACCAGCCGGGTGCTGCGCACCCGGATGACCGCCGCACTCGCCGAGATCGGCCTCACCCCCCGGATGCACTGCGTGCTGGAGCACGCCCTGGAGGAGGAGCGCACCCAGATCCAGCTGGCCGAGATCGGCGACATGGACAAAACCACGATGGTGGTGACGGTGGACGCCCTGGAGCAGGCCGGCTACGCCGAGCGGCGGCCGTCCAGCCGCGACCGGCGGGCCCGGATCATCGCGGTCACCGACCGGGGCGCGGAGATCGCGCGCCGCAGCCAGGAGATCGTCGACCGGGTGCACGCCGAGGTGCTGGAGGCGCTGCCCGAGGACGAGCGCGCGGTGTTCACGCGCGCGCTGAACCGCCTGGCCGCGGGGCTTCTGGCGGAGCCGGTGGAGTGCCCGCAGCCGGTGCGGAGGCCGCGCCAGCGCAGCCGCTGA
- a CDS encoding DHA2 family efflux MFS transporter permease subunit, with protein MSRISGSPPGPPAGPSGGAAPRSRWVALGVLATGTLMTILDGSIVTVAMPAIQDDLGFSPAGLSWVVNAYLIAFGSLLLLAGRLGDLIGRKRMFVAGTVVFTAASLLAGAATTPAVLIAARFLQGAGSAMAAAVSLGILVTLFTDPGERARAIAVFAFTGAAGASLGSVLGGVLTDVLDWHWIFFINLPIGLATIAVAVPVLRADRGLGLTAGADVAGAALVTAGLMLGIYTVVKVEEHGWVSAHTLGLGAVALGLLAAFTVRQATARTPLMPLRILRSRSVAGANLVQMLMVAALFSFQFVLALYMQRVLGYGAAETGLAMLPAALVIGAVSLGVSARLNARFGERAVLLAGLVPLIALLGLLARVPEDADYAADLLPLMLLAGGFGLALPALTALGMSGADEDDAGLASGLFNTTQQVGMAIGVAVLSTLAAGRTEGLMKAGQSEASALTGGYHLAFGVGTGLLVAAFAIAFAVLRRPRPGTADAPVTEKAPDTVSHTA; from the coding sequence ATGTCTCGTATCTCCGGTTCACCGCCCGGTCCGCCCGCGGGCCCGTCCGGCGGCGCGGCCCCGCGCTCGCGCTGGGTGGCCCTGGGCGTGCTCGCCACCGGCACGCTGATGACCATCCTGGACGGCAGCATCGTGACCGTGGCGATGCCCGCGATCCAGGACGATCTGGGCTTCTCGCCGGCCGGGCTCAGCTGGGTCGTCAACGCCTACCTGATCGCGTTCGGCAGCCTGCTCCTGCTCGCCGGGCGGCTGGGCGACCTGATCGGCCGCAAGCGCATGTTCGTGGCCGGGACCGTGGTCTTCACCGCCGCCTCGCTGCTGGCCGGCGCGGCCACCACCCCGGCCGTGCTGATCGCCGCGCGGTTCCTCCAGGGCGCCGGCAGCGCCATGGCCGCGGCGGTCAGCCTGGGCATCCTCGTCACGCTGTTCACCGACCCGGGCGAGCGCGCCCGGGCGATCGCGGTGTTCGCCTTCACCGGCGCCGCCGGGGCCTCGCTCGGGAGCGTGCTGGGCGGGGTCCTCACCGACGTCCTCGACTGGCACTGGATCTTCTTCATCAACCTGCCGATCGGGCTGGCCACGATCGCGGTCGCCGTCCCGGTGCTGCGCGCCGACCGCGGCCTCGGCCTCACGGCCGGCGCGGACGTCGCGGGAGCCGCCCTGGTGACGGCCGGCCTGATGCTGGGGATCTACACCGTCGTCAAGGTCGAGGAGCACGGCTGGGTGTCGGCGCACACGCTGGGCCTGGGCGCCGTCGCCCTGGGCCTGCTCGCCGCGTTCACCGTCCGCCAGGCCACCGCGCGGACCCCGCTGATGCCGCTCCGCATCCTGCGCTCGCGCAGCGTCGCGGGCGCCAACCTGGTCCAGATGCTGATGGTGGCGGCGCTGTTCTCGTTCCAGTTCGTCCTGGCCCTCTACATGCAGCGGGTGCTCGGGTACGGCGCCGCCGAGACCGGCCTGGCGATGCTCCCGGCCGCGCTCGTCATCGGCGCGGTGTCGCTGGGCGTCTCGGCGCGCCTGAACGCCCGCTTCGGCGAGCGCGCCGTCCTGCTGGCCGGGCTGGTGCCGCTGATCGCGCTGCTCGGCCTGCTCGCCCGCGTCCCGGAGGACGCGGACTACGCCGCGGACCTGCTCCCCCTGATGCTCCTCGCCGGGGGCTTCGGGCTCGCCCTGCCCGCGCTGACCGCGCTCGGGATGTCCGGGGCCGATGAGGACGACGCGGGCCTGGCCTCCGGGCTCTTCAACACCACCCAGCAGGTCGGGATGGCCATCGGCGTCGCGGTGCTGTCCACCCTGGCGGCGGGGCGTACCGAGGGCCTGATGAAGGCGGGCCAGAGCGAGGCGTCCGCGCTCACCGGCGGCTACCACCTGGCGTTCGGTGTCGGCACCGGCCTGCTCGTGGCCGCCTTCGCCATCGCGTTCGCCGTCCTGCGCCGCCCGCGGCCCGGCACGGCGGACGCGCCCGTGACCGAGAAGGCGCCCGACACCGTGTCCCACACCGCCTGA
- a CDS encoding ABC transporter permease subunit has product MTGFARLLRAEWTKFRTVRGWVLGLSAAAAATVLLGVLSATGTHTSCGGPSDVCPAVPKGPGGEAVDDKFFFVHRELAGNGEITARVTALTGRIRVPDADPGVRRVVPGVVPWAKAGIMVKDGTRQGSAYAALMVTGKHGVRMQHDFTHDTAGSPGGASRDAPRWLRLVRSGDTLTGHESADGRRWTRVGTARLDGLPATVRVGLFVTSPGDLRVTRGDLGGTVAAVRFTEATGVFDRVGVRAATPGGAVSGAAGTWRHDDVGATLEPDGAAHHPGGATESGGGFTVTGTGDIAPRLDGRTVEDTLTGVPTGLIVVIVVAAGFVTAEYRRGLIRTTLAAGPRRGRALAAKAAVIAGAAFAAGLGAGAVVPIGTRILRSNGNHVLPVTMFTEVRVVVGAAALLAVGAVLALALGSLFRRGAMAVTAAIALTVLPHVVATASVLPADAADWVLRLTPAAGFAVLQSVPEYPQVIGHYTPQGGYYPLEPWAGFAVFCGYAALALGLAAVLLRRRDA; this is encoded by the coding sequence GTGACCGGGTTCGCGCGGCTGCTGCGCGCGGAATGGACCAAGTTCCGGACGGTCCGCGGCTGGGTGCTCGGCCTGTCGGCCGCGGCGGCGGCCACCGTGCTGCTCGGGGTGCTGTCCGCCACCGGCACCCATACCTCGTGCGGCGGGCCGAGCGACGTCTGCCCGGCCGTCCCGAAGGGGCCGGGCGGCGAGGCGGTGGACGACAAGTTCTTCTTCGTCCACCGCGAGCTGGCCGGGAACGGCGAGATCACCGCCAGGGTGACCGCGCTGACCGGGCGGATCCGGGTGCCGGACGCCGATCCGGGCGTCCGGCGGGTCGTCCCCGGCGTGGTGCCGTGGGCGAAGGCCGGGATCATGGTCAAGGACGGCACCCGCCAGGGCTCGGCGTACGCGGCGCTGATGGTCACCGGGAAGCACGGCGTGCGGATGCAGCACGACTTCACCCACGACACGGCCGGGAGCCCGGGCGGAGCGTCCAGGGACGCCCCGCGCTGGCTGCGCCTGGTCCGCTCCGGCGACACCCTCACCGGCCACGAGTCGGCCGACGGCAGGCGATGGACGAGGGTCGGCACCGCCCGCCTGGACGGGCTGCCGGCCACCGTGCGCGTCGGGCTGTTCGTCACCTCGCCGGGCGATCTGCGGGTGACCCGGGGCGATCTCGGGGGGACCGTGGCGGCGGTCCGGTTCACCGAGGCCACCGGCGTCTTCGACCGGGTCGGCGTGCGGGCGGCGACGCCCGGCGGGGCCGTGAGCGGGGCCGCCGGGACGTGGCGCCATGACGACGTGGGGGCGACCCTGGAGCCCGACGGGGCGGCGCACCATCCGGGCGGGGCCACCGAGTCCGGCGGCGGGTTCACCGTGACCGGGACCGGTGACATCGCCCCGCGCCTGGACGGCCGGACCGTGGAGGACACCCTGACCGGCGTGCCCACCGGGCTGATCGTGGTGATCGTGGTGGCGGCCGGTTTCGTCACCGCCGAGTACCGGCGGGGCCTGATCCGCACCACCCTGGCCGCCGGTCCGCGGCGCGGCCGGGCACTGGCGGCCAAGGCCGCCGTGATCGCCGGGGCGGCCTTCGCCGCCGGGCTGGGCGCCGGGGCCGTGGTCCCGATCGGCACGCGCATCCTGCGTTCCAACGGGAACCACGTCCTTCCGGTGACGATGTTCACCGAGGTGCGCGTGGTGGTCGGGGCCGCGGCGCTGCTCGCGGTCGGCGCCGTCCTCGCGCTGGCCCTCGGCAGCCTGTTCCGGCGCGGCGCCATGGCGGTGACCGCCGCGATCGCGCTGACCGTCCTGCCGCACGTCGTCGCGACCGCCTCGGTCCTGCCCGCGGACGCGGCGGATTGGGTGCTGCGGCTGACCCCGGCCGCCGGATTCGCCGTCCTGCAGAGCGTCCCGGAGTATCCGCAGGTGATCGGCCACTACACACCGCAGGGCGGCTACTACCCGCTGGAGCCCTGGGCCGGGTTCGCCGTGTTCTGCGGGTACGCCGCGCTCGCGCTCGGTCTGGCCGCCGTCCTGCTGCGCCGGAGGGACGCGTGA
- a CDS encoding TetR/AcrR family transcriptional regulator, with amino-acid sequence MSPRRAAALRDGEDRSLREHLIATAERMISEGGTAGLTVRGIAREAGVADGVLYNHFSDKEELLAHAMRAHVRSVERGLSPLPDPGTGEVAENLRAYITYGLALHHGILPAMAGLIGRPEVLARFAEANEPGEDWRDRLVGYLRAERALGRLAPDARVEAAAAMIVGVCHEAVLSLLFHGTAPEPDVDALAAAVLDGVGLRS; translated from the coding sequence ATGTCACCGAGACGAGCCGCGGCGCTGCGGGACGGCGAGGACCGGAGCCTGCGCGAGCACCTGATCGCCACCGCCGAACGCATGATCTCCGAGGGCGGGACGGCGGGCCTGACCGTGCGCGGGATCGCGCGGGAGGCCGGGGTCGCCGACGGCGTGCTGTACAACCACTTCTCCGACAAGGAGGAGCTGCTGGCCCACGCGATGCGGGCCCACGTCCGGTCGGTCGAGCGGGGGCTGAGCCCGCTGCCCGACCCGGGCACCGGTGAGGTCGCGGAGAACCTGCGCGCCTACATCACCTACGGGCTCGCGCTGCACCACGGCATCCTCCCCGCCATGGCGGGGCTGATCGGGCGGCCGGAGGTCCTCGCCCGGTTCGCGGAGGCGAACGAACCGGGCGAGGACTGGCGCGACCGGCTGGTCGGTTACCTGCGGGCGGAACGGGCGCTGGGCCGGCTGGCCCCGGACGCCCGGGTCGAGGCCGCCGCGGCCATGATCGTCGGGGTGTGCCACGAGGCCGTGCTGTCCCTGCTGTTCCACGGCACCGCGCCGGAGCCGGACGTGGACGCGCTGGCGGCGGCGGTGCTGGACGGTGTCGGTCTCAGGTCATGA
- a CDS encoding ABC transporter permease subunit: MRREMRAEWTKLRTLPGTPWLLLALVGLTVAGSAAAAALVSCPRPGCGYDTARVSLSGVQAGQALAGGLAVLAIGGEYGIGMVRATLAAMPRRGTVLAAKAAVVTALTAAAGTVAVLASVLAGRLILPGNGFTAAHGHPPPSLADGAVLRAVVGSVLYLVLIALLGLGVGAAVRDSATAIGAVLGLLYVTSAAPFLVSDPGWQVFLWRISPMNAGLAVQATTGASALPLGPWEGLGVLAAWACAALLGGGLLLRARDV, encoded by the coding sequence GTGAGACGGGAAATGCGGGCGGAGTGGACGAAGCTGCGCACCCTGCCGGGGACCCCCTGGCTGCTGCTCGCCCTGGTCGGGCTGACCGTCGCCGGAAGCGCCGCCGCGGCGGCGCTCGTGTCCTGCCCCCGGCCGGGATGCGGGTACGACACGGCCCGGGTCAGCCTCTCGGGCGTCCAGGCGGGCCAGGCGCTCGCGGGCGGCCTGGCGGTCCTGGCGATCGGCGGCGAGTACGGCATCGGCATGGTCCGCGCCACCCTGGCGGCGATGCCGCGCCGGGGCACGGTCCTCGCCGCCAAGGCGGCCGTGGTCACGGCCCTGACCGCGGCGGCCGGGACCGTCGCGGTCCTCGCCTCCGTGCTGGCCGGGCGGCTCATCCTGCCCGGCAACGGCTTCACCGCCGCGCACGGCCACCCGCCGCCGTCCCTGGCCGACGGGGCGGTGCTGCGCGCCGTCGTCGGCTCGGTCCTCTACCTCGTGCTGATCGCCCTGCTCGGCCTCGGCGTCGGCGCCGCCGTACGTGACTCGGCGACGGCGATCGGGGCGGTGCTCGGCCTGCTGTACGTCACCTCGGCGGCGCCCTTCCTGGTCTCCGATCCGGGCTGGCAGGTGTTCCTCTGGCGGATCTCCCCGATGAACGCGGGGCTGGCCGTCCAGGCGACCACCGGCGCGTCCGCCCTGCCCCTCGGCCCCTGGGAAGGGCTCGGCGTGCTCGCGGCGTGGGCGTGCGCGGCGCTGCTGGGCGGCGGCCTGCTGCTGCGGGCGCGCGACGTCTGA
- a CDS encoding pyridoxamine 5'-phosphate oxidase family protein, with protein MSENAPGPEVLTQEDLSRLLSEHLFGALATNNSGGHPQLSTVLYQWDPAERVARVSSTAGRLKVRQLRRDPRAALYLSTRDHTTYVVAEATAEIAATTEPGDAAGRELLAMTPGIDDPEEREAFLRRQVDEERVVIRLRVHRLYGMALDLPPALRDA; from the coding sequence ATGTCCGAAAACGCCCCCGGCCCCGAAGTCCTCACCCAGGAAGACCTGTCACGGCTGCTGAGCGAGCACCTCTTCGGCGCTCTCGCGACCAACAACAGCGGCGGCCATCCCCAGCTGTCCACCGTCCTCTACCAGTGGGATCCGGCCGAACGCGTCGCCCGCGTCTCGTCCACGGCCGGACGGCTGAAGGTGCGGCAGCTCCGCCGGGACCCGCGGGCCGCGCTCTACCTCTCCACCCGGGACCACACCACCTATGTCGTCGCCGAGGCGACGGCCGAGATCGCCGCGACGACCGAGCCGGGCGACGCGGCGGGACGGGAACTGCTGGCCATGACGCCGGGCATCGACGACCCCGAGGAGCGGGAGGCGTTCCTGCGGCGCCAGGTGGACGAGGAGCGGGTGGTGATCAGGCTCCGGGTGCACCGCCTGTACGGAATGGCCCTCGACCTCCCGCCCGCACTGCGCGACGCCTAG